CGCCGAGACCTTCGAGGCCGAGCGGGAGATCGAACGCCGGGTGGCCTTCCTCGCCGAGCGGCTGACCTCCACCGGTCTGCGCTCCCTGGTGCTCGGCATCAGTGGTGGTGTCGACTCCACCACCACCGGCCGCCTCTGCCAGCTCGCCGTCGAGCGGGCCCGGGCCGCGGGACACGAGGCGCGGTTCTATGCGATGCGGCTGCCCTACGGAGTCCAGGCCGACGAGCACGACGCCCAGCTGGCGCTCACCTTCATCCGGGCGGACCACGTGCTGACCGTGGACATCAAGCCCGCGAGCGACGCCGCGCTCGAAGCCTCGCTGTCCGCCGGGGTGAGCTTCAGCGACGCCCACCACCAGGACTTCGTGCACGGCAACATCAAGGCCAGGCAGCGCATGATCGCCCAGTACGCGGTGGCCGGCGCGCACGGCGGCCTGGTCGTCGGCACCGACCACGCGGCCGAGGCGGTCTCCGGCTTCTTCACCAAATTCGGTGACGGTGCGGCCGACCTGGTCCCGCTGACCGGCCTGACCAAGCGCCGGGTGCGCGCCGTCGCGGACGCCCTGGGTGCCCCCGCCGAGCTGGTGTGGAAGGCCCCGACGGCCGACCTGGAGTCGCTCGACCCGGGCAAGACCGACGAGGACGCCCTCGGGGTCACCTACGACGACATCGACGACTTCCTGGAAGGCAAGCCGGTCGACGAGCGGGTCTTCGAGACGATCGTCGGCCGCTACCGCCTCACCGACCACAAGCGCCGTCTGCCCATCGCCCCGTAGGCACGGTCGGCGAAGGGCCGCCGACCGGGATCGTCCCCTGCCGGCGACCGGCCCGGCCGCTCCAGCGGACCGGGCCGGGCCGGTCGCCGGCTACGCCTCGGGCAGTGCACCCGCCAGCGCACCCGACGGATCGTTGTCCGCCGGGCCCACCGGCATCCAGCGCCCCCGCTCCTTGCGGTACGGCCACCAGCGCCCGTCCCGCCCGTACCTGAGCTGGACATCCGCACCCGCGACAGTCCAGCGGCTGCGGCCGGCCCGCAGACGTGGCCTCTCGCCCTCCTCCCACGCCTCGGCGAGCTGGGTGCGGGCCCGTGCCAGGGACTCCGCGTCCGGATCCCACTCCTCGTCGAGGACGGTCAGCGCTGCGGGCCCGCCGTACTGCCACGCGCGCACGGCCGCGTCGAGATCGGCCCGCTGCCGCCCGGCTCCCGCGGCGATCCGGGCCGCGATCCACGGCTCGGGCCGGGTATCGGCAGCCAGTCGCACCGCGTCCTCGGCGACCGTCAACTCCCGTGGAACGGGCTGCTGTTCATGGCCTTCGGTCAGTGCCTCCGCCAGCATCCGGTAGGCACGTACGGCGCTGTCGGTCACCAGGAACTCGAGCGCCGCCGGGTCGATGCCCGGTGCCGGGCCGGACTCCGTGTCCAGTGACGGTGCCTGCCCCGGCTCCGGGGGCAGTACGGGAACGGCGGGCAGCGGCGGCAGGATGTCCCGCGCCGCGAACGCCTCCCGTGCCTCGACACCGGTTCGCGCACCCGGACCGGGCCTATCCTGCTCGTCGGCCGCGGGGGCCTGCCGAACGGCCCGGGCGGCGCTGCGGGCCTGGAGCTCGTCGAGCAGCCGGCGTTCGTCGCGCCCACGCAGCAGGAGCAGGACGAACGGGTCCTGGTCCAGCAGCCGCGCCACCTGGTAGCAGAGCGCGCCCGTGTGCGGGCAGTGGTCCCACGCCTCGCAGGTGCACTCCGGCTCCAGGTCCCCGATCCCCGGCAGCAGATCCACCCCGGCAGCTGCCGCGTCCTCCACCAGATGCGGCGGCATCTCCCGGTCGAGCAGCGCTGCGATGTGCCCGGCACGGTCGACCGCCATGTCCAGGAAGCGGTCCCACTCCTCCTCGCTCAGCTGCTGGAGCAGCACATCACCGCGGTACGCGGCCGAGTCCCGGTCCTGGACGACCGCGGTGATCCGGCCGGGCCGTACCGAGACCGCGCCGACCCTGCCGTCGCGGGCCAGCCGGCGTCCCTTCTTGAGCTGCTCGCCGTCGAGCGCCGTGTCCTCGAGCGCCTTCAGCCACGCCTGGCCCCACCAGGACGTCGCGAAGCCGCGGCCCTTGGCGGGCGGCAGGGCGGAAAAGGTGCGCTCCGGCTCCTGTCCCGCCGGGAGGCCCTGCTCCTCGTAGTCGTCGTCCGTCTCGTATCGGTCGTTCATCGGGCGCCCCCTCGCAGTTCCACCAGATCGGCCAGTTCCGCATCGGTCAGTTCGGTGAGCGCCGTCTCGCCGGAACCGAGCACCGAGTCCGCGAGGCCCTGCTTGCGGGCCAGCATGTCGGCGATCCGGTCCTCGATGGTCCCCTCGGCGATCAGCCGGTGCACCTGCACGGGCTGGGTCTGGCCGATCCGGTACGCGCGGTCCGTGGCCTGGGCCTCGACGGCGGGGTTCCACCAGCGGTCGAAGTGCACGACATGGCCGGCGCGGGTGAGGTTGAGCCCGGTTCCGGCCGCCTTCAGCGACAGCAGGAAGACCGGCGCCTCGCCCGCCTGGAACCGGTTGACCATGGCCTCGCGCTCCGCGACCGGCGTACCACCGTGCAGGAACTGGGTACGGACGCCGCGTACGGCCAGGTGCTGTTCCAGCAGCCGGGCCATCTGGACGTACTGGGTGAACACCAGCACGCTCGCGTCCTCGGCCAGGATCGTGTCGAGGAGTTCGTCGAGCAGCTCGACCTTGCCCGACCGGTCCGCGATGCGGGGCCGTTCCTCCTTGAGGTACTGGGCCGGGTGGTTGCAGATCTGTTTGAGCGCGGTCAGCAGTTTCACGACCAGTCCACGGCGCGCGAAGCCCTCGGCGCCGGAGATCTCGGCCATGGTCTCCCGCACCACCGCCTCGTACAGGCCGGTCTGTTCGGCGGTCAGCGACACCGCGCGGTCGGTCTCGGTCTTGGGCGGCAGCTCCGGCGCGATGCCCGGGTCCGACTTGCGGCGGCGCAGGAGGAACGGGCGCACCAGTGCGGCGAGCCGTTCGGCGGCTCCAGGATCGTTGCCGCCCTCGACCGCGCTGGCGTAGCGGGTACGGAAGGTGCCCAGCCGCCCGAGCAGGCCGGGGGTCGTCCAGTCGAGGATGGCCCACAGCTCGGAGAGGTTGTTCTCCACCGGGGTTCCGGTGAGCGCGACGCGTGCCCGCGCTCCGATGGTCCGCAGCTGTTTGGCGGTCGCCGAGTACGGGTTCTTGACGTGCTGGGCCTCGTCCGCGACGACCATGCCCCAGTCGGCCCCGGCGAGCCGGGGGGCGTCCAGCCGCATCGTCCCGTACGTGGTGAGGACGAACTCTCCGTCGGCGAGTCCTTCCAGGGAGCGCGACGCGCCGTGGAAGCGGCGTACGGGAGTGCCGGGCGCGAACTTCTCGATCTCCCGCTGCCAGTTGCCCATGAGGGAGGTGGGGCACACCACCAGCGTCGGTCCCGCGGCGGAGTCGACGCCCTGGCGGTGCAGGTGCAGCGCGATCAGCGTGATGGTCTTGCCCAGCCCCATGTCGTCGGCGAGACAGCCGCCGAGGCCGAGCGAGGTCATGGTGTTGAGCCAGTTCAGACCGCGCAGCTGGTAGTCGCGCAACGTCGCGGTGAGCGCGGTGGGCTGGGGGACCGTCCGGTTCCCGCCCGCCTCCGGATCGGCCAGCCGGTCCCGCAGCTGCTGGAGCCAGCCCGTCGCCGCCACCTCGACGCGGCGGCCGTCGACCTCGGTGGACCCGGTCAGTGCGGCGCCGAGCGCGTCGATGGGTGTGACCTTGCGGTCCTGCGTCTCGCGAGCCCGGCGCGCTTCCTCCGGGTCGATGAGCACCCACTGGTCGCGAAGGCGCACCACCGGCCTGC
The Streptomyces sp. NBC_00234 DNA segment above includes these coding regions:
- the nadE gene encoding ammonia-dependent NAD(+) synthetase, whose protein sequence is MSEPASIALQQEIARDLEVAETFEAEREIERRVAFLAERLTSTGLRSLVLGISGGVDSTTTGRLCQLAVERARAAGHEARFYAMRLPYGVQADEHDAQLALTFIRADHVLTVDIKPASDAALEASLSAGVSFSDAHHQDFVHGNIKARQRMIAQYAVAGAHGGLVVGTDHAAEAVSGFFTKFGDGAADLVPLTGLTKRRVRAVADALGAPAELVWKAPTADLESLDPGKTDEDALGVTYDDIDDFLEGKPVDERVFETIVGRYRLTDHKRRLPIAP
- a CDS encoding DEAD/DEAH box helicase; the encoded protein is MHRLPAATLSEISELSRCSAVFLPADPARTGLIAFWNPDGSTPPEAPGIQRELTVVGADGLPYVVPALLLSVREALPVLTRARAGANASPATAFWGAAGLLALQLAARGLLLPGLSATDHDAWRAGPLTAEDFERIRTLAAAMPPTAHAVPLDEAAEPALLAEPEALLRAFLDAVADSLPRTPAAGIATGTPAFAAKEPQKIADQRGWAADVAAGHDAGVRLSLRIEVSGIGESTESTTGMESEAPAGPTFRAVLQIHSVSDPTLVADAADVWAGTAPTTAAFGPRARMDALLALRRAARAWPPLTPLLSAAVPDSVDPADEEIAELLGPAARALAATGVQVHWPKELARKLTARAVIGPVDPHETDDGQDGPKGPDRTASDTPSFLSADALLAFNWWFALGDQKLTREELDRLAEAGRPVVRLRDQWVLIDPEEARRARETQDRKVTPIDALGAALTGSTEVDGRRVEVAATGWLQQLRDRLADPEAGGNRTVPQPTALTATLRDYQLRGLNWLNTMTSLGLGGCLADDMGLGKTITLIALHLHRQGVDSAAGPTLVVCPTSLMGNWQREIEKFAPGTPVRRFHGASRSLEGLADGEFVLTTYGTMRLDAPRLAGADWGMVVADEAQHVKNPYSATAKQLRTIGARARVALTGTPVENNLSELWAILDWTTPGLLGRLGTFRTRYASAVEGGNDPGAAERLAALVRPFLLRRRKSDPGIAPELPPKTETDRAVSLTAEQTGLYEAVVRETMAEISGAEGFARRGLVVKLLTALKQICNHPAQYLKEERPRIADRSGKVELLDELLDTILAEDASVLVFTQYVQMARLLEQHLAVRGVRTQFLHGGTPVAEREAMVNRFQAGEAPVFLLSLKAAGTGLNLTRAGHVVHFDRWWNPAVEAQATDRAYRIGQTQPVQVHRLIAEGTIEDRIADMLARKQGLADSVLGSGETALTELTDAELADLVELRGGAR
- a CDS encoding SWIM zinc finger family protein — encoded protein: MNDRYETDDDYEEQGLPAGQEPERTFSALPPAKGRGFATSWWGQAWLKALEDTALDGEQLKKGRRLARDGRVGAVSVRPGRITAVVQDRDSAAYRGDVLLQQLSEEEWDRFLDMAVDRAGHIAALLDREMPPHLVEDAAAAGVDLLPGIGDLEPECTCEAWDHCPHTGALCYQVARLLDQDPFVLLLLRGRDERRLLDELQARSAARAVRQAPAADEQDRPGPGARTGVEAREAFAARDILPPLPAVPVLPPEPGQAPSLDTESGPAPGIDPAALEFLVTDSAVRAYRMLAEALTEGHEQQPVPRELTVAEDAVRLAADTRPEPWIAARIAAGAGRQRADLDAAVRAWQYGGPAALTVLDEEWDPDAESLARARTQLAEAWEEGERPRLRAGRSRWTVAGADVQLRYGRDGRWWPYRKERGRWMPVGPADNDPSGALAGALPEA